The following is a genomic window from Bacillus sp. V2I10.
CTACATGTCTCCCATAAAATGATAGACCTGCATTTCTTGTTTCGAGCGCCCCATCAGCAAGTAAATTAGCAAAATTCCAGGTCAGTCCCGCTGATCTAACTCCAAGCTGCTGAAAAATGGAAAGAAGGCTTAAATCATGGCCGATCGGGTCGCAGCCTTCAAGTGTCAAAATGGCTCCAATTTCATCATCCTTTAACGCAAGAAGATCCTGTTTTGTCCTTATATGTATGATCTTTTCAAATCCATTAATAATCCGATCATAAAAGATGGAAGCCTGTGCAAAGGCGGCTTCTAATTTATTCGTGACATCAACTGGTATAAAGATGGCAAAGCACTGGACTTTTGCTCCAAACTGAAATAGCTTTTCAATGGTGACATGCAGATTCAGGTCATTCCATTCACTAATTTCAGGCCTGCGCCATAATTGATAGAGCAAATCACAATGAGCATCAAAAATACGCACGTCATCATCTCTCCTAAAGATAAAAAAAGGGCTGTGTTTGTAAAAAGGAATGTTTTCCGCATGGAATTCGTTCACGTATACGGAATCAATTTATTCCCCGTTTATGCTTAAAAAAATCCAAAAGAATTTTTAGCGATCTATGATGGAAAAAAAGGATATAAAAAGAGCGAAATAAAAACAAACCTGTTTGCGTGACCCGCAAACAGGTTGATCATTTTGTCTATTTAACGAGGCTCAATAATTAATTTAATGGCCGTACGCTCTTCTCCATCAATGAGAATATCCGTAAAGGCAGGAATACAGATTAAATCAACACCGCTCGGGGCAACAAACCCTCTGGCAATAGCTACTGCTTTTACAGCCTGGTTAAGTGCTCCGGCTCCAATTGCCTGGATTTCGGCGGCGCCTCTTTCACGCAGGACACCTGCTAGTGCTCCCGCTACAGAGTTAGGATTGGACTTTGCTGAAACTTTTAATATTTCCATTTCTAGTATCCCCCTTATTTTTCAATAGATCGTGAATGTACATTGGATCATGCCTTATTAGATCTGTTCGGAGGGCCCATCCCCTTTATGAAGCCTTCTGAACCTCTTTCACAGCCATTCCATTGATACTATATTCACTAGAGGGAACTAGTATTCCTGCTTGCTTCACTATTTTTTCTAAAATTTCTAAATATATATTCTATTCAAAAAACATATGATCATCATTAATTAAAATGCGGTCAATTTTCAAGGCTTTTCCTGTTTTTTCTTGAACATCGATTACTACTGCGCTTAGCTGCGCCTTGCCTTCAGTTACCTCAAATCGTACAGGGAGGCTCGTCAGGAAGCGTTTTATGACCGCCTCTCTCTCGACTCCAAGGATGCCGTCATATGGACCTGTCATGCCCACATCTGTGATGAAAGCAGTCCCCTGATCAAGAATCCTCTCATCTGCCGTTTGTACGTGAGTATGTGTTCCGACAACGGCCGTCACTTCTCCATCCAAATACCAGCCCATGGCCTGCTTCTCACTCGTTGCTTCAGCATGAAAATCGACAAAAATAATGGACGTTCTTTTTTTAGCTTCTTCAATCAGCTCATCCGCTTTTTTAAATGGACAATCAATTGGCGCCAAGAACGTTCGTCCCTGTAAGTTAATCACAGCGATTTCTTTGCCGTCGCAAGTTATATATGCAATGCCATTACCCGGAGTGCCTTCAGGAAAATTCGCAGGACGGATTAGATTTGGATAATTATCAATGAATTCAAAGATTTCCCGCTTATCCCATGTATGGTTTCCCATCGTCACAACCTGTGCGCCAGCCTGATTCAGCTCGTGATAAATCTTTTCAGTAATTCCTTTTCCGTGTGCTGCATTTTCTCCGTTTACAATCGTCAGGGACGGTCTGTATTTACGTTTTAGCTTTGGCAAATATTCTTTTATCATATCTCTACCTGGAGATCCGACTACATCTCCTACAAATAATAGTTTCATGCTTCGCTTATACCTTCTCTCAAATGGTGTGTGCCTACCCTTAAGTTTTGCACAGATTGCAAAAAAAATAAAGCGATGCAGAAGGCATCGCTTTATTTCGCATATTCCACAGCTCTCGTCTCACGGATAACTGTTACTTTAATATGACCTGGGTAATCTAATTCTTCTTCAATCCGCTTGCGGATATCCCGTGCTAAACGGTGTGCCTGAAGATCGTCGATCGTATCCGGTTTAACCATGATACGCACTTCACGGCCTGCCTGAATAGCGAAGGATTTTTCAACTCCTTCGTAAGATTCGGAAATCTCTTCAAGCTTTTCTAAGCGGCGAATATAGTTTTCAAGCGTTTCGCTTCTTGCGCCGGGACGTGCTGCAGATAAAGCATCTGCTGCCGCGACCAGAACGGCGATAACCGAAGTCGGCTCCTGATCGCCATGATGCGAAGCAATACTGTTTATAACAACCGGGTGTTCCTTGTACTTCGTAGCAAGTTCGACTCCAATTTCAACATGGCTTCCTTCTACTTCATGATCAATCGCCTTACCGATATCGTGCAGTAATCCTGCGCGTTTGGCAAGAGTAACATCTTCACCCAGTTCTGCAGCCATGAGTCCTGATAAATAAGCGACCTCCATGGAATGCTTTAATACATTTTGACCATAGCTCGTTCTGAACTTTAAACGGCCCATAATCTTGATTAAATCTGGATGCAGTCCGTGAACACCAACTTCAAATGTTGTTTGCTCACCAACCTCGCGGATGTATTCATCAACTTCACGGCGTGATTTTTCAACCATTTCTTCAATACGTGCTGGATGGATGCGTCCATCTTGAACAAGCTTGTCTAGGGCAATTCTGGCTGTTTCCCTGCGAATTGGGTCAAATCCAGATAAAATAACTGCTTCTGGAGTATCATCAATAATGAGGTCAATACCAGTTAATGTTTCAAGTGTTCTAATGTTGCGCCCTTCACGTCCAATGATGCGGCCTTTCATTTCATCATTTGGAAGGTTAACGACAGATACCGTTGTTTCAGCTACATGATCTGCTGCACAACGCTGGATTGCAAGGGAAAGTATTTCTTTCGCTCGTTTATCCGCTTCTTCTTTCGCACGGTTTTCGCTTTCTTTAACAGTTACAGCGATATCATGCGAAAGCTCATTTTCAACCTTTTCGAGAATGATCTGCTTTGCCTCTTCACGAGTTAAGCTGGAAATACGCTCAAGCTCTGATTGTTGTTTACGCACCATCTCGTCCACTTTGCTTTCCATCTCTTCAATATGCTGTTGTCTTTCATTTAGAGAATCTTCTTTTTTCTCAAGCATGTTCTCACGCTTGTCTACAGATTCATCCTTACGATCAAGATTCTCTTCTTTTTGTAATAAGCGATTTTCTTGTTTTTGCAGCTCATTTCGTCGTTCACGAATTTCTTGCTCTGCTTCTGTCCGAAGCTTGTGAATGTCATCCTTTGCCTCAAGCAACGCTTCTTTCTTCGTCGCTTCAGCATCACGCTTCGCATCTTCAAGAATTTGCTCAGCAGTTCCTTTCGCACCGGCAATTTTCGCTTCTGCAATGGATTTACGAACAAAATAGCCAACAACTGCACCGACGATTAGGCCAAGCAAAATGGAGATGATCATTGTAATGGGATCCATCATTTCACCTCCTCTTGCTATGAACTTGTTTCTTGCTAGATTTAAGTGTCGGCATGTATATTGCATAACGTTCTTCAACATACAGCACAAAGCTTAAGGGTTTCATGGAGACCTGCAGCAATCCTGCTGCACAGATTAACATTTGCTTTCATAGTGCCTCGCTAAAAGTTCTAACAAAATAATAATACACCCTAATTGTAAATGTGTGAAATTTTCTTGTCAAGCCTGTCATTCTGGCGTTTCTAAAGCAATTGAGAATTTTCAAGCATTGCCTTACATTTCTTGAACAGGAAAAGTCAGGGTTGTCTCTTCATTGTATGGTGTATTTTTACTTTCACATACAAAAAAGAGGCGATGATCGCCTCTTTTTAATCTTCCAGTAAATCTAATTCTTCTTGTCCATCTGGAGCAACCGCCACTTCATCCAAGCCGTAGTGGCTGCGGATTTTTTCCTGAATCTCTAAGCGGATGCTAGGATTCTCCTTCAGGAAGATTTTTGCGTTTTCTCTTCCCTGTCCTAAACGCTCCTCATTGTACGAATACCATGAACCGCTCTTTTGAACAATATCAATTTCTGTTCCAAGATCAATGATCTCGCCTTCTTTAGAGATGCCTTCCCCGTACATAATGTCAACCTCTGCAACACGGAAAGGAGGTGCAACTTTGTTTTTGACAACTTTGATTTTGGTTTTATTGCCGACCATCTCATTGCCCTGTTTCAGCGTTTCAGCACGGCGAACCTCTAAACGTACCGAAGAATAAAACTTCAGTGCGCGTCCGCCTGGAGTTGTTTCAGGATTACCGAACATAACTCCTACTTTTTCACGGATCTGGTTAATGAAAATAGCAATTGTTTTTGATTTGCTGATTGCTCCGGATAATTTACGCAATGCCTGTGACATAAGACGAGCCTGCAAGCCTACGTGAGCATCTCCCATTTCCCCTTCGATTTCAGCTTTTGGAACTAAAGCTGCTACAGAGTCAATGACTAGAATATCCACCGCTCCGCTTCGAACCAGCGCTTCAGCAATTTCAAGCGCCTGCTCTCCTGTATCCGGCTGTGAGAGAAGAAGTTCATCTATATTTACACCAAGCTTTTGAGCATATACAGGGTCAAGGGCATGTTCTGCATCTATAAACGCAGCCTGTCCTCCCTTTTGCTGTACTTCTGCTATCGCATGAAGGGCAACTGTCGTTTTACCTGAGCTCTCAGGTCCATATATTTCTATAATTCTTCCACGTGGATATCCGCCAACCCCAAGTGCTGTATCAAGTGCAAGTGAACCGCTTGGAGATGTAGAGATCTTCCGGTCAGTCTGTTCACCGAGTTTCATAATTGAACCTTTACCAAATTGCTTTTCTATTTGTTTCAGTGCCATATCTAAGGCAGCTTGACGATCGCTCACTGAGTTTCCTCCTTTAGTTATCAACCTATTAATAATATACCTTTTATTCGAACGTTTGACAAGTAAAAAACGAACATTTATTCGGTTTTTTTAAACGTGATAACAGACTGAAAATTCTCTTTTCTCTTAATGAAAATAAGAAATTTATGCCTCTTAATCAGCTAAAATACTAAATTGCCTTTTTGCCTGATTTTGCGGATTATCTAGTAAAAAAGAAAAATACAGCTTATTCTGCTGTATTTTCCATTAATGCTTTAATAATCAGGTAACAGCCGTATTTCACTGTACGTCTGCGAATGCCGTTGCGGCTTCCTGCAAGATGAAGGAGAACGGTTCTTACCGGCTGATCTTTAAATGCCAGCCCGATATAGACGGTTCCAGGTTTTTTCCCTTCAACAGGATCTTCCCCTGCGATGCCGGTAAAGCTGATTCCGATATCACTATTTGCAAGCTTCCTGATTTGTTCAGCCATTTCTTTGGCACATTGTTCGCTGACAGCCCCATGCTGATCAAGTGTTTCTTCAGATACTTTTAAGATGGATTGCTTTACTTCATTTGTGTAGCAGACAATTGTACCTTTAAAAACATCAGATGTTCCTTTAACTGCTGTCAGCTGATCTGAAAAAAGGCCGCCGGTTAAACTCTCTGCGGCTGAAATCGTCATGTCTCTTTGTCTGAGATGTCTGAGCAATTCATCAGCGAGGGTTGTCTGGTCATAACCGTAGAAAAAGGCTCCAACTCTGCTGTTTATTGTTTTCTCCATTTCATTAATCAGGCGGACAGCTTCAGATTCATTTTGATGGCGCGCCGTCAATCTGAGCGTAACTTCCCCGTCACCCGCAAGCGGTGCAATCGTCGGATTGGTTTGGGCATCAATCAAATCCTGAATATCCGTCTCAAGCTGCGATTCGCCTATGCCAAAGTATCGAAGAACCCTCGAAATAATTTTGTCATTCTGGCCAAGCTTCTCTCTAAAGTATGGGAGCCCGAACTTCATAAACATCGGTTTCATTTCGCTGGGCGGGCCAGGCAGCAGCATATAAATCCGCTCATCCGCATCTATTGCCATTCCCGGCGCCATTCCGTGCTCATTTTTTAAGACGTGAGAATCCTCAATGACAAGAGCTTGTTTTTTATTGTTTTCAGACATGCTTCTTTTAACTTTGACAAAATAGTCTTCAATGCTGCGAAGGGCTTCTTCATCAGTCACAAGCTTCTTGCCCAGAATATTTGCGATTGTTTCTTTAGTTAAATCATCTTTAGTAGGTCCAAGACCGCCTGTGAAAATGATAATGTTCGAACGCTCTTTGGCAATCTTTACTGCCTGCTCAAGTCTTGCAGGATTATCACCTACAACCGTGTGATAATAGACATTAAGACCATTCTCAGCCAGCTGCTGAGATAAAAACTGGGCATTAGAGTTAACTATTTGCCCAAGAAGCAATTCGGAACCTACTGCAATAATTTCTGTTTTTGACGTCATATGAACTCCCCCTCTGATTGAAGAATTACTTGGAATTCAGTAATGCGGCTTTATTTTTTGCAAAATAGTCCCATCCTGAATAAACCGTAAAGAATAATGCTACCCATAATGCGATATCTGCAAACGGGAATGAAATGAAAACAAATGGAATGTTGTGTAAAAGCAAGGCTGAAATGGCGATAATTTGTGCCCATGTTTTAATTTTCCCAAGCATGTTTGCTGCAACCACTTCCCCTTCGCCGGCAAGCACAAGACGCAAACCTGTTACAGCGAATTCACGGCTGATAATGATAATCA
Proteins encoded in this region:
- the recA gene encoding recombinase RecA, translated to MSDRQAALDMALKQIEKQFGKGSIMKLGEQTDRKISTSPSGSLALDTALGVGGYPRGRIIEIYGPESSGKTTVALHAIAEVQQKGGQAAFIDAEHALDPVYAQKLGVNIDELLLSQPDTGEQALEIAEALVRSGAVDILVIDSVAALVPKAEIEGEMGDAHVGLQARLMSQALRKLSGAISKSKTIAIFINQIREKVGVMFGNPETTPGGRALKFYSSVRLEVRRAETLKQGNEMVGNKTKIKVVKNKVAPPFRVAEVDIMYGEGISKEGEIIDLGTEIDIVQKSGSWYSYNEERLGQGRENAKIFLKENPSIRLEIQEKIRSHYGLDEVAVAPDGQEELDLLED
- a CDS encoding competence/damage-inducible protein A encodes the protein MTSKTEIIAVGSELLLGQIVNSNAQFLSQQLAENGLNVYYHTVVGDNPARLEQAVKIAKERSNIIIFTGGLGPTKDDLTKETIANILGKKLVTDEEALRSIEDYFVKVKRSMSENNKKQALVIEDSHVLKNEHGMAPGMAIDADERIYMLLPGPPSEMKPMFMKFGLPYFREKLGQNDKIISRVLRYFGIGESQLETDIQDLIDAQTNPTIAPLAGDGEVTLRLTARHQNESEAVRLINEMEKTINSRVGAFFYGYDQTTLADELLRHLRQRDMTISAAESLTGGLFSDQLTAVKGTSDVFKGTIVCYTNEVKQSILKVSEETLDQHGAVSEQCAKEMAEQIRKLANSDIGISFTGIAGEDPVEGKKPGTVYIGLAFKDQPVRTVLLHLAGSRNGIRRRTVKYGCYLIIKALMENTAE
- the rny gene encoding ribonuclease Y; protein product: MDPITMIISILLGLIVGAVVGYFVRKSIAEAKIAGAKGTAEQILEDAKRDAEATKKEALLEAKDDIHKLRTEAEQEIRERRNELQKQENRLLQKEENLDRKDESVDKRENMLEKKEDSLNERQQHIEEMESKVDEMVRKQQSELERISSLTREEAKQIILEKVENELSHDIAVTVKESENRAKEEADKRAKEILSLAIQRCAADHVAETTVSVVNLPNDEMKGRIIGREGRNIRTLETLTGIDLIIDDTPEAVILSGFDPIRRETARIALDKLVQDGRIHPARIEEMVEKSRREVDEYIREVGEQTTFEVGVHGLHPDLIKIMGRLKFRTSYGQNVLKHSMEVAYLSGLMAAELGEDVTLAKRAGLLHDIGKAIDHEVEGSHVEIGVELATKYKEHPVVINSIASHHGDQEPTSVIAVLVAAADALSAARPGARSETLENYIRRLEKLEEISESYEGVEKSFAIQAGREVRIMVKPDTIDDLQAHRLARDIRKRIEEELDYPGHIKVTVIRETRAVEYAK
- the spoVS gene encoding stage V sporulation protein SpoVS; this encodes MEILKVSAKSNPNSVAGALAGVLRERGAAEIQAIGAGALNQAVKAVAIARGFVAPSGVDLICIPAFTDILIDGEERTAIKLIIEPR
- a CDS encoding TIGR00282 family metallophosphoesterase → MKLLFVGDVVGSPGRDMIKEYLPKLKRKYRPSLTIVNGENAAHGKGITEKIYHELNQAGAQVVTMGNHTWDKREIFEFIDNYPNLIRPANFPEGTPGNGIAYITCDGKEIAVINLQGRTFLAPIDCPFKKADELIEEAKKRTSIIFVDFHAEATSEKQAMGWYLDGEVTAVVGTHTHVQTADERILDQGTAFITDVGMTGPYDGILGVEREAVIKRFLTSLPVRFEVTEGKAQLSAVVIDVQEKTGKALKIDRILINDDHMFFE
- a CDS encoding dipeptidase — translated: MRIFDAHCDLLYQLWRRPEISEWNDLNLHVTIEKLFQFGAKVQCFAIFIPVDVTNKLEAAFAQASIFYDRIINGFEKIIHIRTKQDLLALKDDEIGAILTLEGCDPIGHDLSLLSIFQQLGVRSAGLTWNFANLLADGALETRNAGLSFYGRHVVGKLNHYHMWTDVSHLSERSFWDVIQLADHPIASHSNSYALCPHPRNLKDDQIKAIVAKNGLIGITFVPQFTSSRSRASMKHLLNHLDYVCGLAGENAVGFGSDFDGIDETIEGLEGYEQYPYLLNTLSKHYSESQVEKFMYKNFADSIPF